GGATAGCCGGCGAAGTCGGTGTGATAGGTGGTCTTGGCCTCGGTATCGCGATTATCGAAGGCGAACCAGCCATAGCCCGCGTCGCGGGTCACCTCGGCCGCCCGCAACAGCAGGTAATTCTCCACCACGTCGCGGCGGGTCTGCGAATTGCCGGTGAAGGTCACGCGATAGCGATTCTCCGCCAGGCGCTGGTCGGAATAGCCGGTGCCGCGGTCGCTCTGCGCGGGATGATAGGTCGACGGGCTGACGCAGCCCGCCAGGACCACGATCGCAGCCGACAAAGCTAGGTGTTTGAAAAGCATGTCGTTTCTCCTGCCTAGCGTTAATAACAACTATATAGCCTGCAAGTTCCGCGGACCGGAGTTGCAAAAGTTTCACTTTATAACTGACCGGTCAGTTACTAATATAAGCGATGGAACCACCCACCTCCAGCCTTGAGAGCGCCACCGATCATCGCTGGACCCGTCGCAAACAGGCCCGTCCGGGCGAGATCCTCGATGCCGCGCTGAAGATCTTCGCCGCCAAGGGCTACGCCGCCGCCCGGATGGAGGACATCGCGCGCGAAGCCGGCGTGACCAAGGGCACGATCTATCTCTACTTCGAGAACAAGGAAGCGGTCTTCAAATCGTTGGTGCGTGAATCCATCGGCACGACCGTGACCGCGGTGACGGAGCATCTGCGCAACTTCAAGGGGCCGGTGCGCGAGCTGATGCGCTTCGCGCTCGGGGCCATGGCGTCGCTGCTGGTGAACAGCGACCGCGTCGTGCTGCCCAAGATCATCATCGCCGAAAGCGGCAATTTTCCCGAGCTCGCCCGCTTCTACCGCTTCGAGATCATCGCACGCGGCCTCGATGCCTTCAGCGCGGTGATCGCCTATGGCATCGAGCAGGGCGAATTCCGCCCGCTGCCGGTCGAGCATGTCGTGCGCCTGTGCATCGCGCCTGTGCTGCTGGGGGCGATCTGGCACGCCACCTTCGCGCAGTTCGACGAGGCGCCCTACGACTATCGCGGCCTGATCGACACCCATCTCGATGTCCTGTTCCGCGGCCTGGCACCCGAAGGCGCCGCGCCATGACGCGCGCCGTGCTGCTGCTGCTGGTCCTTCTGCTTGTCGGCTGCGGCCAGCCCGACGACCAACGCTGGCTGGGCTATGTCGAAGGCGAGAGCGCCTTCATCGCCGCGCCGCAGGCCGGCTGGATGGCGCGGGTCGCGGTCCGGCGCGGCGACGCGGTGAAGACCGGCGACCTGCTCTTCACCCTCGACGACACCAGCCAGGCCGCCGCGCGCGACCAGGCCGATGCCGCGATCGCGCTGGCGCAAAGCCAGCGTGTCGCGGCCGAGGCGACGCGCACGCTGACGCAGAAAGAGCTGACGCGCCAGGCCAATCTCCTCGCCGCGAAGGCCGGTACCAAACAGGCCTACGACGTCGCCAAGGCGAATTACGACTCTGCCGTCGCGCAGGTCGGCCAGATCGATGCGCAGATCGCGCAGGCGCGTGCGTCGCTGTCGGGCGCGGCCTATCAGCTCTCCGAACGCGACGTGGTCTCGCGCACCACCGGGCAGGTGCAGGACGTCTTCTTCCGCACCGGCGAATATGCGCCCGCGATGACGCCGGTGGTCTCCGTCCTGCCGCCGGAGAACATCTATGTCCGCTTCTTCGTGCCGGAGGCGCAGTTCGCGCGCGTCAAGCTCGGCCAACGTGTCGCGATCGGCTGCGACGGCTGCCCGGCGGGCCTCACCGCCACGGTGACCTTCATCGCGAGCCAGGAGGAGTTCACCCCGCCGGTGATCTTCTCCATCGGCAGCCGCGAGAAGCTGGTGTTCAAGATCGAGGCCCGCGCCCCGCACGGCCTCAAGCTCAATCCGGGCCAGCCGGTGGACGTGCGGCCGTTATGACGGCTGAACGCGCCATCGACGTCCATGGCCTGACCAAGCGCTTCGGCAGCAAGGTCGCGGTCAACAAGATCGACATCGCGGTGCCCAGCGGCGAGGTCTGGGGCTTCCTCGGCCCCAATGGCTCGGGCAAGACGACGACCATCCGCATGCTCTGCGGCCTGCTCCACGCCAGCGCAGGCGAGGGCACGGTGCTGGGCTACGATTTCCGCACCCAGTCGGAACAGATCAAGCGCGAGGTCGGCTACATGACCCAGAAGTTCAGCTTCTGGGAGGATCTCTCGATCCGCGAGAATCTGGACTTCGTCGCCCGGGTCTATGGCCTGCCCAACGCGCGCGCCGCGGTAACCCAGGCGCTGGAGCGCCTGGGTCTGATCCAGCGCCAGAACCAGCTGGCCGGGGCGCTGTCGGGCGGCTGGAAGCAGCGCCTCGCGCTCGCCGCCTGCATGCTGCACCGGCCCAAGATGCTGCTGCTCGACGAGCCGACCGCCGGCGTCGACCCCAAGGCGCGGCGCGATTTCTGGGACGAGATCCACCGGCTGAGCGCCGAGGGGCTCACCGTCCTCGTCAGCACGCATTACATGGACGAAGCGGAGCGCTGCGACCGCATCGTCTACATCAATCTCGGGACCATCGTCGCGCGCGGCACGGTGGCGGAGGTGATCGCGAAATCCGCTCTCACCACCTTCATCGTGGAAGGCGAAGGCGCCCGCGCCCTGGCGGGCCGGCTGCACGGCCTGCCGGGCGTCGAATTCGTCGCCTTCTTCGGCGCCGCGCTGCATGTCAGCGGCAAGGACAAGGCGGCGCTCGAGCGCGCGCTGGCGCCGTTCCGCACCGAGCCGGGCCTGGCGATCCACCAGGCGCCGCCCAGCCTGGAAGACGTCTTCATCCAGCTCCAGGGGCAGGGTACGGGGGAATACGCATGACCGCCCGCGGACCGGCGAGGTTCGATTGGCTGGCTGTGCGACTCCGAAAAGGCATCGCGGCAAATCCCTCCGTGTCATCCCCGGCGGACCGCGCACGCGACGCGTGCGCGGTGCGGGAAGGGGGCCCAGGTCTCTCCGCTGCGCAGAAGCGTCTCCGTCTGGGTCCCCTTCCCTCGCTTCGGACGCTGGCGCGCCCGAAGCTCGCCGGGGATGACAACGGAGATGGGATCGCGGCGCCCGCAACGGGCCCCGACAGGTCCGCCGCATGAGTGCTGCGTCGCCCCCAACCAGATCTCACCGCTTCTCCTTCCGCCGCATCCTTGCCGTGCTCGACAAGGAGTTCATCCAGATGCGGCGCGACCGGCTGACCCTCGGGCTCATCCTCGGCGTGCCGCTGATGCAGCTCGTGCTGTTCGGCTTCGCGATCAACAACGATCCCAAGCACCTGCCGACCGCGGTCTCGATCTCCGATCCGGGCACCTTCGCGAACTCCATCGTCGCGGCGCTCAACAATTCCGGCTATTTCGACGTCCTGAAAGCGACCAACGATCCGCGGGAGGCCGACCGCCTCCTGGCGCAGGGCAAGGTCTCGTTCGTCGTGGAGATCCCGACCAATTTCTCGCGCGACCTGGTGCGCGGGGCGCAGCCCGAACTCCTGATCCGGGCCGATGCCACCGATCCCGCCTCGTCCTCCAATGCGGTGAGCGCGCTGGGCGAGCTCGC
The nucleotide sequence above comes from Rhizomicrobium sp.. Encoded proteins:
- a CDS encoding TetR/AcrR family transcriptional regulator — translated: MEPPTSSLESATDHRWTRRKQARPGEILDAALKIFAAKGYAAARMEDIAREAGVTKGTIYLYFENKEAVFKSLVRESIGTTVTAVTEHLRNFKGPVRELMRFALGAMASLLVNSDRVVLPKIIIAESGNFPELARFYRFEIIARGLDAFSAVIAYGIEQGEFRPLPVEHVVRLCIAPVLLGAIWHATFAQFDEAPYDYRGLIDTHLDVLFRGLAPEGAAP
- a CDS encoding ABC transporter ATP-binding protein; the protein is MTAERAIDVHGLTKRFGSKVAVNKIDIAVPSGEVWGFLGPNGSGKTTTIRMLCGLLHASAGEGTVLGYDFRTQSEQIKREVGYMTQKFSFWEDLSIRENLDFVARVYGLPNARAAVTQALERLGLIQRQNQLAGALSGGWKQRLALAACMLHRPKMLLLDEPTAGVDPKARRDFWDEIHRLSAEGLTVLVSTHYMDEAERCDRIVYINLGTIVARGTVAEVIAKSALTTFIVEGEGARALAGRLHGLPGVEFVAFFGAALHVSGKDKAALERALAPFRTEPGLAIHQAPPSLEDVFIQLQGQGTGEYA
- a CDS encoding HlyD family efflux transporter periplasmic adaptor subunit, with the protein product MTRAVLLLLVLLLVGCGQPDDQRWLGYVEGESAFIAAPQAGWMARVAVRRGDAVKTGDLLFTLDDTSQAAARDQADAAIALAQSQRVAAEATRTLTQKELTRQANLLAAKAGTKQAYDVAKANYDSAVAQVGQIDAQIAQARASLSGAAYQLSERDVVSRTTGQVQDVFFRTGEYAPAMTPVVSVLPPENIYVRFFVPEAQFARVKLGQRVAIGCDGCPAGLTATVTFIASQEEFTPPVIFSIGSREKLVFKIEARAPHGLKLNPGQPVDVRPL